Proteins from a genomic interval of Helicobacter pylori Shi112:
- the pseC gene encoding UDP-4-amino-4,6-dideoxy-N-acetyl-beta-L-altrosamine transaminase: MKEFAYSEPCLDEEDKKAVLEVLNSKQLTQGKRSLLFEEALCEFLGVKHALVFNSATSALLTLYRNFSDFNADCNEIITTPISFVATANMLLESGYKPVFAEIKNDGNIDELALEKLINEKTKAIVSVDYAGKSVEVGSIQKLCKRHSLSFLSDSSHALGSEYQNKKVGDFALASVFSFHAIKPITTAEGGAVVTNDSELYEKMKLFRSHGMLKKDFFEGEVKSIGHNFRLNEIQSALGLSQLKKAPLLMQKREEIALVYDRIFKDNPYFTPLHPLLKDKSSNHLYPILMRQKFFTCKKLILENLHKRGILAQVHYKPIYQYQLYQQLFNTAPLKSAEDFYRTEISLPCHANLDLESVQNIAHGVLKTFEDLKIE; encoded by the coding sequence ATTCCAAACAGCTCACGCAAGGCAAACGCTCTCTTTTGTTTGAAGAAGCTTTGTGCGAGTTTTTAGGCGTTAAGCATGCGTTAGTGTTTAACAGCGCGACTTCAGCCCTTTTAACGCTCTATAGGAATTTTAGCGATTTTAACGCTGATTGCAATGAAATAATCACCACCCCTATAAGCTTTGTAGCGACGGCTAACATGCTTTTAGAAAGCGGTTACAAACCCGTATTTGCTGAAATTAAAAACGATGGCAATATAGATGAATTAGCCCTAGAAAAGCTCATTAACGAAAAAACCAAAGCCATAGTGAGCGTGGATTATGCCGGTAAAAGCGTGGAAGTAGGAAGCATTCAAAAGCTTTGCAAAAGGCATTCTTTGAGTTTTCTTTCTGACAGCTCGCATGCTCTAGGGAGCGAGTATCAAAACAAAAAAGTGGGAGACTTTGCGTTAGCGAGCGTGTTTAGTTTCCATGCCATTAAGCCTATCACTACGGCTGAAGGGGGAGCGGTCGTTACTAACGATAGCGAATTGTATGAAAAAATGAAATTGTTTCGCTCTCATGGCATGCTCAAAAAAGATTTTTTTGAAGGCGAAGTCAAAAGCATAGGGCATAACTTCCGCTTGAATGAAATCCAAAGCGCTTTGGGTTTGAGCCAGCTTAAAAAAGCCCCCCTTTTAATGCAAAAAAGAGAAGAAATCGCTCTAGTTTATGATAGGATTTTTAAAGATAACCCCTATTTCACCCCTTTACACCCCTTGTTAAAAGATAAAAGCTCTAACCACCTTTATCCTATTTTAATGCGCCAAAAATTTTTTACATGCAAAAAACTCATTTTAGAAAATTTGCACAAGCGTGGCATTTTAGCCCAAGTGCATTACAAGCCCATTTACCAATACCAATTGTATCAACAGCTCTTTAACACAGCCCCCTTAAAAAGTGCAGAGGATTTTTATCGCACTGAAATTTCCTTACCTTGTCATGCGAATTTAGATTTAGAGAGCGTTCAAAACATCGCTCATGGCGTTTTAAAAACTTTTGAGGATCTTAAGATAGAATGA